Genomic DNA from Comamonas antarctica:
CGCCAGCGCCCTGCAGTACTCCACCAGCGAAGGCTTCGCGCCGCTGCGCCAGGCGGTGGCCGACCTGCTGCCCTGGGATGTCAACCCCGACCAGGTGCTGATCACCACCGGCTCGCAGCAGGCCCTGGACCTGATCGGCAAGGTGTTCCTGGACAAGGACAGCCGCATGCTGGTCGAGACCCCCACCTACCTGGGCGCGCTGCAGGCCTTCGCGCCGCAGGAGCCGGTGGCGGTGAGCGTGGCCAGCGACGATGAAGGCATCGTCATCGACGACTTCGCGGCCAAGGCCGGCACCGGCGCCGACAAGGCGCGCCTGGCCTACGTGCTGCCCAACTTCCAGAACCCCACGGGCCGCACCATGAGCGAGGCGCGCCGCGCGGCGCTGGTCGCGAAGGCCGCCGAGCTGAACATCCCGCTGATCGAGGACAACCCCTACGGCGACCTATGGTTCGACGAGGAACCTCCGCTGCCGCTGGCCGCGCGCAACCCCGAGGGCGTGGTCTACATGGGCTCGTTCTCCAAGGTGCTGGCGCCGGGCCTGCGCCTGGGCTACCTGGTCGCGCCCGCCGCGGTCTACTCCAAGTTCCTGCAGGCCAAGCAGGCCGCCGACCTGCACACGCCGGGCTTCAACCAGCGCGTGGTGTCGGAAGTCATCAAGGACGGTTTCCTCGACCGCCATGTGCCCACCATCCGCACGCTCTACAAGGCCCAGCGCGACACCATGCTGGCCGCGCTCGAGCGCGAAATGGCCGGCCTGGACGTCCAGTGGACGCGCCCCGTCGGCGGCATGTTCCTGTGGGTCACGCTGCCCGAGGGCATGAACGCCCAGAACCTGCTGGCCGCGGCCGTCGAGCGCAAGGTGGCCTTCGTGCCGGGCGCGCCGTTCTATGCCGACAACGCCGATCCGCGCACGCTGCGCCTGTCCTATGTGACGGCCTCGAGCGACGAGATCAACACCGCGATCGCGGCGCTGGCCGACGCCATCCGCAGCACGCTCGCCGGCGCGTGATGCCCGCGCCGCGCAGCCGCGCGTTCGCGCAGGTCGATGTGTTCACGCAGGTGGCGCTGCGCGGCAATCCGGTGGCGGTGGTGCTCGATGGCGCGGGACTCGACGACGCGGCCATGCAGGCATTCGCGTCATGGACCCAGCTGTCCGAGACCACCTTCGTGCTGCCGCCCAGCGCGGCCGCACGCGCCCGGGGCGCCGACTACCAGCTGCGCATCTTCACGCCCGGCGGCGAGCTGCCGTTTGCGGGCCACCCGACGCTGGGCAGCTGCCACGCCTGGCTGGAGCATGGCGGCCAGCCGCAGTCGGCGCAGCACATCGTGCAGGAATGCAAAAAGGGGCTGGTGACGATTGCGCGCCAGGACGGCAGGCTGGCGTTTGCCGCGCCGGCGCTGGCCCGAACTGCGCCCGAACCGGCGCTGCTGGCCGGTGTGCTCGAAGCGCTGTCGCTGCGCCCCGAACAGGTGCTGGCCGCCGAGCATTTGGACAACGGCCCGCAGTGGCTGGGCCTGCTGCTCGACAGCCCCGAAACCGTGCTGCTGCTCGACCCCGACCACGCGCGCCTCAAGGCGCTGAAGCAGAAGGTCGGTGTCGCCGCGCTCTATCCGGCCGAGCACATGCCGGCGCTGGTGCGGCGATCCAGCCGCGAGGCGCGCGCGTTCGCCCAGGGGACCTCTGCCGCACGGCCCGCGGTGCAGCTCGAGGTGCGCGCGTTTGCCGCGGCCACGGGCGTCAATGAAGACCCGGTCACGGGCAGCCTCAACGCCAGCCTGGCGCAATGGCTCATTGCCGAGGGCCGGCTGCAAGCACCCTATGCCGCCAACCAGGGCAGCTGCCTGGGCCGCGACGGCTGGGTGCATGTATCGGCCGATGCGCAGGGGCAGCTGTGGATCGGCGGGCACACGGTGGGTTGCATCCGCGGCAGCGTGCTGCTGTAGCGCTTACCGGTCCCTCAGGTGACACGGGCCGCCGGCCCGGTCGCTTGCGTGACTTGCACGCAGTGGGCGCCTGCCCACAATCGCGCCCATGGGAACCCTCTACCTTGTGCGCCACGGCCAGGCCTCGTTTGGCGCCGACGATTACGACCAGCTCAGCGCGCGCGGCCACGAGCAGGCGCGGCGCCTGGGCGAGTATTGGCGCGAGCGCGGCATGGTGTTCGACGCGGTGCTGGTCGGCAGCCTGCGCCGGCACAACCAGACGCTCGACGGCATCGGCGAAGGCCTCGAAGGCCTCACGGCGCCGGTCACGACGCTGCCCGGCCTCAATGAATACGACAGCCATGCGCTGCTGGCCGCAATCCACCCGCAGCCGCTGCCGCGCGCCGACACGCCCGAGCTCTACCGCCAGCATTTCCGCATGCTCTGCGACGCGCTCGCGCAGTGGATGGCCGGCGTGATCAGCCCGCAGGGCATGCCCAGCTGGAACGATTTCTCGGCCGGCATCCAGGCCGCGCTCGAGCAGGTACGCCAGCAGCACGCGGGCCACAACGTGCTGCTGGTCAGCAGCGGCGGCCCGATCGCCACCGCCATCGGCCAGGTGCTGGGCACCTCGCCCGAAGCCACCATCGCGCTCAACATGCGCCTGCGCAACAGCGCCGTGACCGAATTCAGCATCAGTCCCAAGCGGCTGATGCTGCAGACCTTCAATACCTTGAATCACCTCGACAGCGAAGCCCATCGCAGCTGGGTGACGCACGCCTGAGCCAGGCTGGGGTACAAAGTGGCATGGCTGCCACATCCATTCCCTGCGTGACCCTGCACCTGGGCGAGCTCGAAGGCTGGCTCGCGCTCTGCGAGGACGAACGCTACGACCTGCCGCTGGGCCTGCAGACGCTGGTGCATGGCCGATTCAAGAACCGCATGCCCGATGCGCTCGCGCTGGAAGTGGGCATAGAGGAAGTCGAAGACGCGGTCATGCCCGCCAGCGCCTGGCTGCCGCGGCCGGTGCGGCTGCAGACCCACGACGCGCTGCTGCACGACATCGCGCGCGTGGCCGGAGCCCGGGAAGTGCTCACGCGCGAAGCGGTGGAGCAGCTGTTCGACCATCTGGCACGCCAGGCCGAACGCGCCGGCGCGCCCGATGCGCTGCTGCCCCAGGAGCCGCTGTGGGCCGCGGCGCTGCTGGTGCTGCGCGAATGCCTGCACCACTGGCAGGTGGAGCAGATCCACCTGGAGGAAATCGACTCTCAATAAGGCCGGGCTTCGTCAACCACCGTTGACCCCGGCAGCGCATGGATCTCCTGCAGCAGCTGCGCCAGCCCTCTGGCCGAAGCTGCGACCATCGCCGCCCCGCGTTCCGCGGTGGCCGCGACCGCATTGCCCACGGCCCCCGCCGGGTTGTAGTCCTGGATCGCCCAGCCCATCTTGGCGCTGCGTCCGTTGCCCAGCAGCGCGTATTGGCGCGCGCGCTCTTCGGAGGTCGATGGGAAGTTGCGCGCCTGCGCCATCTGCACGGTTTCGGGCGCAAGATGCAGCATCATCGAAGTCTCGACCTCGCCGCCATGGATGCCGAAACGGTGCTCGTGCGCGCAGAACTGCTGGTTCGCGGCTTCATCCACCAGTCCGAACCAGCTGCAGCTGTAGACCAGCAGCCGGTGCTTGACGCGCAGCTCGCGCGCCACGATGTCCATCGCGCTGACCTGGCCGCCATGGCCGTTGAACAGCAGCAGCTTGCGCACGCCGGCGCGCGCCACGCAGGCGCCGATCTCGGTCCACAGCGCGATCAGCGTCGCAGGTTCCAGCGTGAGCGTGCCCGCGTAGGCGGTGTGCTCCATGCTCAGGCCGATGTCCTGCGGCGGCAGGCACAGCAGCGGCAGCTCGGGTGGCAGCAGCGCCAGCGCCGCATCGAGCACGCCGCGCGCGAGCGTCGCGTCGACGGACAGCGGCAGGTGCGGGCCATGCTGCTCGATGGCCGCCACCGGCAGCAGCGCCACGGTGTCGGCGGCCAGCCCGTTGGACTGCGCCGCGGCAAAGTCGCGCGCGGAGGCCTGGGCCCACCAGCGCGACGGCCAGCGGGGCGGGGATGCGGGGGAAGTCGGAGACATGCCCGCCATGGTAGTGCAGATGGCTGACAGCGCAGCCGGGTTGAAGCTCGCACAATGCGGCATGGCATCCTCAACCACCCGTGACCTGACCCAGGGCCCGATCGGCAAGACCCTGCTGGTTTTCTCCCTGCCCATTCTTGCCGGCAACGTGCTGCAATCGCTCAACGGCTCGATCAATGCGATCTGGGTCGGGCGCTTCCTGGGCGAGGCGGCGATCACCGCCACGGCCAACGCCAACAACGTGCTGTTCGCGCTGATCGGGCTGGTGTTCGGCATCGGCATGGCCGCCACCATCCTCGTGGCCCAGTCGATGGGCGCGCGCGACCTGCCCCAGGCCAAGCGCGTGATCGGCACCAGCGCCACGCTGTTCGGCGCGGCATCGGTCGGCATCGCGGCGCTGGGCTGGTGGTTCTCGGCGCAGATCCTGATCTGGCTGGGCACGCCGGCCGAGGCCCAGCCGCTGGCCGAGGCCTATCTGCGCGTGATCTTCCTGGCGATTCCGCTGCTGTATTTGTTTGCCTTCGTCTCGGCCGTGATGCGCGGCGCGGGCGACACGCGCACGCCGTTCTATTTCCTGCTGCTGGTGGTGCTGCTCGACACCGCGCTCAACCCGCTGTTCATCTTCGGCTGGGGGCCGGTGCCGCGCATGGGCATCAGCGGCTCGGCCATGGCCACGCTGGTCGCGCATTGCATCGGCTTTGCGGCGCTGCTGGGCTGGCTGCGCTGGCGCAGCCACCCGCTGTGGATAGGCTCGGCCGAACTGCGG
This window encodes:
- a CDS encoding PLP-dependent aminotransferase family protein, with translation MTNWTLAARAAKMNPSAIREILKLTDRPGIISLAGGLPSPKAFPLNAFTEACATVMARDGASALQYSTSEGFAPLRQAVADLLPWDVNPDQVLITTGSQQALDLIGKVFLDKDSRMLVETPTYLGALQAFAPQEPVAVSVASDDEGIVIDDFAAKAGTGADKARLAYVLPNFQNPTGRTMSEARRAALVAKAAELNIPLIEDNPYGDLWFDEEPPLPLAARNPEGVVYMGSFSKVLAPGLRLGYLVAPAAVYSKFLQAKQAADLHTPGFNQRVVSEVIKDGFLDRHVPTIRTLYKAQRDTMLAALEREMAGLDVQWTRPVGGMFLWVTLPEGMNAQNLLAAAVERKVAFVPGAPFYADNADPRTLRLSYVTASSDEINTAIAALADAIRSTLAGA
- a CDS encoding PhzF family phenazine biosynthesis protein, with the translated sequence MPAPRSRAFAQVDVFTQVALRGNPVAVVLDGAGLDDAAMQAFASWTQLSETTFVLPPSAAARARGADYQLRIFTPGGELPFAGHPTLGSCHAWLEHGGQPQSAQHIVQECKKGLVTIARQDGRLAFAAPALARTAPEPALLAGVLEALSLRPEQVLAAEHLDNGPQWLGLLLDSPETVLLLDPDHARLKALKQKVGVAALYPAEHMPALVRRSSREARAFAQGTSAARPAVQLEVRAFAAATGVNEDPVTGSLNASLAQWLIAEGRLQAPYAANQGSCLGRDGWVHVSADAQGQLWIGGHTVGCIRGSVLL
- a CDS encoding histidine phosphatase family protein, translating into MGTLYLVRHGQASFGADDYDQLSARGHEQARRLGEYWRERGMVFDAVLVGSLRRHNQTLDGIGEGLEGLTAPVTTLPGLNEYDSHALLAAIHPQPLPRADTPELYRQHFRMLCDALAQWMAGVISPQGMPSWNDFSAGIQAALEQVRQQHAGHNVLLVSSGGPIATAIGQVLGTSPEATIALNMRLRNSAVTEFSISPKRLMLQTFNTLNHLDSEAHRSWVTHA
- a CDS encoding creatininase family protein; this translates as MAGMSPTSPASPPRWPSRWWAQASARDFAAAQSNGLAADTVALLPVAAIEQHGPHLPLSVDATLARGVLDAALALLPPELPLLCLPPQDIGLSMEHTAYAGTLTLEPATLIALWTEIGACVARAGVRKLLLFNGHGGQVSAMDIVARELRVKHRLLVYSCSWFGLVDEAANQQFCAHEHRFGIHGGEVETSMMLHLAPETVQMAQARNFPSTSEERARQYALLGNGRSAKMGWAIQDYNPAGAVGNAVAATAERGAAMVAASARGLAQLLQEIHALPGSTVVDEARPY